One window of the Aquipuribacter hungaricus genome contains the following:
- a CDS encoding histone-like nucleoid-structuring protein Lsr2, which produces MAQHVNVVLVDDIDGSPAVETVTFALDGVSYEIDLSEANASRLRSSVAEFVENGRRAGGNRGRGARASSKPSGSSAGADNATVREWARANGHPVSDRGRIKAEVMAAYTAANS; this is translated from the coding sequence ATGGCTCAGCACGTGAACGTGGTCCTGGTGGACGACATCGACGGCTCGCCGGCGGTGGAGACGGTGACCTTCGCGCTGGATGGGGTGAGCTACGAGATCGACCTCAGCGAGGCAAACGCCAGCCGGCTGCGCTCGAGCGTGGCGGAGTTCGTCGAGAACGGCCGCCGAGCCGGGGGTAACCGTGGACGGGGTGCACGCGCGTCGTCGAAGCCGTCCGGGTCGTCGGCTGGTGCGGACAACGCGACGGTGAGGGAGTGGGCCCGCGCCAACGGTCACCCGGTGTCCGACCGGGGCCGGATCAAGGCGGAGGTCATGGCGGCGTACACCGCCGCCAACAGTTGA
- a CDS encoding MobC family plasmid mobilization relaxosome protein, producing the protein MSDEDAPSTTPARTSVETSAGTAAAPSVAPARRVFGRRRRANVVGGRQHRHEVKVSPEEEALLVQLALAQGVTVPRLLVESALAVRGETSTERRAAMAELFAVRRLLAAVSNNVNQLARQANAGDGFPAEANAVLPAVRRVVGRIDSAIDGLAKQ; encoded by the coding sequence GTGAGCGACGAGGACGCGCCGTCGACGACGCCGGCCAGGACCTCGGTAGAGACGTCGGCAGGCACTGCTGCAGCACCGTCGGTGGCGCCCGCGCGGCGGGTGTTCGGGCGTCGCCGCCGGGCGAACGTGGTCGGTGGTCGACAGCACCGGCACGAGGTGAAGGTGAGCCCGGAGGAGGAGGCGCTGCTGGTGCAGTTGGCGCTGGCCCAGGGGGTGACGGTGCCGCGGCTGCTGGTGGAGTCGGCGCTGGCGGTGCGGGGGGAGACGTCGACGGAACGGCGTGCGGCGATGGCCGAGCTGTTCGCCGTGCGACGGCTGCTGGCCGCGGTGAGCAACAACGTCAACCAGCTCGCGCGCCAGGCGAACGCCGGCGACGGATTCCCCGCGGAAGCGAACGCCGTCCTGCCCGCGGTCAGACGTGTCGTGGGTCGGATCGACTCGGCGATCGACGGGCTGGCCAAGCAGTGA
- a CDS encoding relaxase/mobilization nuclease domain-containing protein, producing the protein MMPNITRGERMGGLLAYLQGPGRSNEHTEPHLVAGDPAVMAWHDTPVLDRATALAVAAELDHPRRALGVDVVGGSVWHCSLSLRADEGQLSDERWAAIAHDFVEEMGFTGQDLEVADATGEGVADGAAGERATAGRAACRWVAVRHGVSTNGNDHVHIAVSLVREDGTKASTWNDRPRAQRITGELERKHGLQVLESRGAGRGSRGVKPAEVATAARRGDAEAARPALARV; encoded by the coding sequence GTGATGCCGAACATCACGCGCGGGGAGCGGATGGGCGGGCTGCTGGCCTACCTGCAGGGCCCGGGCCGCAGCAACGAACACACCGAGCCGCACCTGGTCGCCGGTGACCCGGCGGTGATGGCGTGGCACGACACCCCCGTCCTGGACCGGGCGACCGCCCTGGCCGTCGCGGCCGAGCTCGACCACCCGCGTCGGGCGCTCGGCGTCGACGTCGTCGGCGGGTCGGTGTGGCACTGCTCCCTCAGCCTTCGCGCGGACGAGGGCCAGCTGAGCGACGAGAGGTGGGCGGCGATCGCCCACGACTTCGTCGAGGAGATGGGCTTCACCGGCCAGGACCTCGAGGTGGCAGACGCGACCGGCGAGGGCGTCGCTGATGGCGCCGCAGGCGAGCGGGCGACTGCCGGTCGGGCGGCGTGCCGGTGGGTCGCGGTCCGGCACGGGGTGTCGACGAACGGCAACGACCACGTCCATATCGCCGTGTCGCTGGTGCGGGAGGACGGCACCAAGGCGAGCACGTGGAACGACCGGCCCCGCGCGCAGCGCATCACCGGAGAGCTCGAGCGGAAGCACGGCCTGCAGGTGCTGGAGTCCCGCGGCGCTGGGCGCGGCAGCCGCGGGGTGAAGCCCGCTGAGGTTGCGACCGCCGCGCGGCGCGGGGACGCGGAGGCGGCGCGGCCGGCGCTGGCGCGGGTG